The Arachis ipaensis cultivar K30076 chromosome B03, Araip1.1, whole genome shotgun sequence region CATGTTCCATTATTTCCTAAACTATTTGCACTTGACTTACTTGCACCTCACCCACTATCCATAGCCCTCCTTAAAACAtgtctctttctcctctttccatCATACTTCTTTGAGGATTTTCATGATGACTACTTCTTTTTCAGTGAGACCTTGGTCTTCTTTGGTGTactaatctttttctttttctttctattttctcttaatGATTTTGAATCACTGTTCTCACTCAAGAGCTAGGTGGGAGGGAGATTTGTATGCTTCATTCTCTGTACTTTCATAACTAAcatatgaagaagaagatgactcTGTCTCTACAATCACATGTTCTTCACTAACAAGATGCTCAAAAACATATAAAACTCCTTTGTATCCTCATTGTTCAGGGTGCAATCACACATGTCGTTAATCTCCTTGTCACCCTTCAAAATGTGCAATCCAAGCTCTATGTTAGAGCAACTAGGGTCCAACTAATAAATAGTCTTATATTCCAAAATACCTTAAGCTCTTAAGTAATTCTTCTATGTCCTTCTTATTCACAAAATCAATATCCATGGGAGAAAATATTCTCACCTTTCCATTTCTGTAATGTAAAACTCCACTTCCATGTCTAACAAATCTACCACCATGATGAAACACATGTACAACAACACAAACATCTACATCACATTCAAAACTGACATTATATAACATTCATAATATGGACCAACAAAAATTTGAAACTTCAACATACAAAATGCAGTCGCCTCTGGAAGCTTACTCTTTCAAACCTTAACTCGCAAGTCATCAACATCAGGTGTGTTTTTGGAAGGAATGAAGATGAAGAGTTTCTCTTGGTTAGGGTAAAGTATAAATGATGAAAGCAAATGATGGATTTTATGAAAATATAACCAAGCAAGACAATGCCATTTTTGAACTCTAGGGGGTCGATTTGTCCCAGTTAGGTGTTAATAATATCCATGTGATTAAAAACTTAACATGTCATTATTCCACTGTCTCCCAACCAGTTTCAGGGTCTGTCATAACCATTTCCATGTCTAGTTGGGGTTCGATTGGTCAATTTCCAATCTTCAGGGGGCACTTTGTCTGGCAAACAAATGATTGGAGACCAGAATGGGCATTTATGATATAAAAGAGTTTTTATTCAAACTAAAATTGAAGTAATAGTAATTAAATTTGTAGGATTATTTCAAACTAAAAtacagtaaaaaaataaaaatagaaaaatatcgtCAAAATTGAAAATACAAGTATACTACATGTAATCATATGAGGTGAAGCCGTCACCATCGTTGTCAGCTCCATCTTGAGGTCCTAGGGTGGTGGTGCTGATGGTAGAATTAGCGGCCAAAGACTTGTTGATGTTACTGGAGGACATCTAGGTAGAAAAAGAGGCGACATGGCTGATGCACTGCTGGACAAGTTGCTCCCCAACTTCTTCCGCATGAAAGAGTATATCTTTGTGACTGTATTCTTCCACTGGTCTAGACCGAACTGATGGTGGACGATGGTCTCCTGGGGACTTCTGATATCCCCTTCGTATCTCTGGTGAGCATGCCCCCACTCGTCCCGCTTTTTCTGGTAGTGTGCCTCCAGCTCTGTGTATCTTGTCCAATATTGCTGAAACTCTCACTCCATGTCTTGTTGCAACTCTCTGTTAAGCAGTGTAACCAGCTCTCTGATATCTACACCTCCACTGGTAGTGAACTCAACATCAAAGAATCGCAGAGAAGTCATGATGGATTGATATCCCATGCCGTAGTCCCTGTTTCGCTTGCGGCTGCCAACTGTCTGCATCCATATCTCATCCTTATATATGGGTGGTGGCTCAGGGCCCTTGTGCAATCTGAGTCGCACTCTCTTCTTGGGCCTTGGCCAGTCAAAAGTTAAACTCAATCTGAAATCGAATAAAATTGAACACAATTTAAATAAACAAATGAATATAATTTATTGAGATATATTTCAGTTTACTAAACTTGCAGAAGCTTTCTCAGATCTCTTGTCAACCCACTTGGTACGGTCATCCTTCCTCGTGTGCATCCTTTGAAAGACCTCACTTTGACGAGGTTTGCAACCCAGCTCGATCTCCTATCCATTGGGTTTAGAATTTTAAGAAGTCATTATATTAGTTTCAACTTTATTAATAATAAAGTAAACATATTAAGTTAATAACTAAAATTTTAAATGATACGAACCATCTTCTTTCCTGTTGCGTTGTAGGTGGTAGACCTTTCGGTGTTCATGGATCCACTGGTCTTGGATGCTTGACTAGCTCGGGCATTAGCCCGGATCGCCCAATAATTCCTTATGTGCTAATACTCCTTTAGCTCGGCGAGAATATCGTCCAGGATTTAGTCTGCAGGAGCACCCTTGTTGTGGATGTCTTCTAGCATCTCCCAGAGGCAATTGGTGGCTTTCACCCGCCAAGCATTGTACATCTTCTGCTCCTCTTTGTGGATGAACTCAAAGTGATCCTACAATATTAAACACAAGTGAATCAGAATAATATAAGTTTATAAtttgaagttaaaaaaaaaaacagttattACCTTAAAAATTTGCCACCAAAGATGGCAAACGTGATCTTGAAAACCCAAGTAATCTTCTCTGTTCCCAATTTCGAAGGTCCCAACTGTTATTAAGCGAATAATTTTTACTACATATgcatattaaattataaaattaattaaacctataaatataaaatataccaATCACCCCCATCCCACATTAGCCTTTGTCTAACAGGCTCTGTAGATGGGGCACCCTCTCCTGAGGCTCCAGTTGTCGACAATGTCGGTTGTGACTGCGGATTAGACAATGCCTGTGCCTGGGGTGGTGCCTGGGTCTGAATTGTAGCTATGGATGAGGCTGTGTCTGAGACTACGGCTGTGGAGGCATCTGGTGTATGTCACCCGCTGATGCCAAGGTATCTTTTGTTATTTTTAGGTttctttttatttagttttcttaGAATTAAATAAAAGTTCTTATATTTTTTGTGGAGTTTTGACGACTAATCGTATGTTTGGAGTTGTTTTAAATCAGGATGAAATTAATAAGAAAACACAAGTGAACTTCAAATGAAGTTGGCGTCATGCTTCAAGAGGCCAAGCCCAGCGCCGAATCTCTGAGCTAGGCGCCCAAAATTGCAAGCCCAGTGCCCAGGACAGGTGCCCAGCACGCAGAACAGGCCCCCAGCGCCCTTGCTCCAAGTTGGGCACCCAACCACCAAGCCCAGCGCCAAGACTTGGCTGGGCGCCCAATTCTTCAAGCCCAACGCCCAAATCCGAAGCCAGTACCAAGCCCAACTTCAACTCCCAAGAAGCTATAAaatcaacccaagattcaagatTTAAATAATTAGTTAGCATTCACTTCTTTTAGAACGATGAGGTTTGGTAGTTATAATTTAGTTTAGGTTAGATTTGAATTATTGTATCGAATTTGAATAAGTAGTTATCTTATCCTTCAGATGTATAGAAGATAagattagtttttgaattttaaatagttAGGAAATTAGATTATAAATAACTGAACAAGGTTCACATCTAGAGGGAATTAAGGAGATCTTGAAGTCTACGGATCAAGAAACTCTTTAGTTTTAGgttatttttttttcaaccaTGAGTAACTAAACATTCTTTTGTTAAATGTTAGGAGATCTATTTGATTTTATGGATTAGTAATGCaagtgttttctttattttgattcatGCTTTTCTATTTTTTCAAGATTGGgtctcgttcttcatctttaatGGTTAGAAGTATTGGTAAATATTCTAATTCTGTCTTAGATTCTTTTATTACTTTGAAAAATTTAATATCGAAATTAGCTTGAAACGCTTTCTCATGATTTTTAACTTGACTAGGAATAGTATTTTAAAAGTTGTGTAGCTTTAAATCAAAATCGTTCTTAACTTTTTCTCTTAATTAGTTGACTAAAGAATTGGTGATTCATTAAGTTAAGAGAaattagattgccaaggaattagaATTTAAGTATAAATGATTTGCTGTGAAAAGATTTTTGTATGAGTCAAAGTAGGAAAACACAAGTATTGCTCTTTCCAAGAATTAAACACCTCTAAAGCCTTTAACATTCATATTATTGATTACTTCTCCAAAGTTTCTAAGCCTTCTGATCTCTCATTCACAATCAACAATCTTCTTTACCCTTTTTTCTTCTATTTCAAGATTCACAATCCTCTTCCCAAGGTTTGATCAATCTAATTAGAGATTCAATTAGACATTGCTTGATTCAATTCGTTAATGGCCGTGGGAACAATATCCACTCACCGTTGTATTACTTAAAGtaatttggtgcacttgccaatatACGTGCGTATCAGTTTtgcctcatcaagtttttggcgtcgttgccaggaATTAATTGATATTGACAACATACTTCCAATTAAATCACTAACTTAGATCTTGTCTTATTTTATttgcctttatttttctttttttctgtgtaatccttcttttcttctttattccacACGGTACAGTTGATTTCTTGCTATTTTTGTGCAGAGAATTGCATTCTCTTCCATCCAAAAATTGAGAAAATGCTTGCACAAATAAGGAAGAGATCAAGAGCTAGGAGAGAAGAGGTAAAAAGAATGGAATAAGAGAATAATAATGTGAGAAGGACCCTTGGTGATTATACTATACCTACTATTGATAGCTACAGAAGAAGCATAGTGATGCCCACAGTTcaagcaaataactttgaactaaagccatcACTAATCCAATTGGTATAGCGAGACCAATTTGGTGGTAGCCCGCAAGAGGATCCAAACAAACACATAGCTAGTTTTATGCAGCTATGTAACACAATGAAGAGTAATGGAATTAGCCCCAAAGCCATCTGGCTAAGGCTATTTACATTCTCTTTAAGAGATAGAGCCACACAATGGTTCCAAGCTCAACCATTGGGTAGTATTACTTCTTGGGAGGATTAAGTTAGCAAATTTCTAACTAAGTACTTCCCTCCCAAAAGTTAGTCTGGTTTAGAAATGATATTAATTCCTTTTCCTAAATGGAGGGGAATCGCTCTATGAAGTTTAAAAAAAGTACAAAGAGATACATAGAAAATGTCTACACCATGCCTTTCCCAAGTGGCTTCAAATCCAAACCTTTTATGATGGGATCTCTCAAACCTCAAAAACGATGATTGATTTATCGACTGGAGGTTTTCTACATAGAAAGACCCCTGAAGAGGCATTGGAATTGATAGaaactgatgacatgtcatcttaagtgatttttaattttttttattatttatttttttaggttTCAATTAGATTTCTTATGTTTtctaatataatttaataaataatcaaatattttgagtttggatagtatttttatattttNNNNNNNNNNNNNNNNNNNNNNNNNNNNNNNNNNNNNNNNNNNNNNNNNNNNNNNNNNNNNNNNNNNNNNNNNNNNNNNNNNNNNNNNNNNNNNNNNNNNNNNNNNNNNNNNNNNNNNNNNNNNNNNNNNNNNNNNNNNNNNNNNNNNNNNNNNNNNNNNNNNNNNNNNNNNNNNNNNNNNNNNNNNNNNNNNNNNNNNNNNNNNNNNNNNNNNNNNNNNNNNNNNNNNNNNNNNNCGGTGCAAGAGGCACGCCTGCGTGAACCATTACCATGCAAGCCACACCCGGCGGATGgttggtacacgaaatcgtgatcgcacacttttcacacaactccatGCAGCTGACcaccaagtgcactgggtcgtccaagtaataccttacgtgagtaagggtcgatcccacggagattgtcggcttgaagcagctatggttatccttgtaaatctcagtcaggcggattcaaatggttgtgaggttttaataattaaaatgtaattaaaacagaaaataagatagaaatacttatgtaattcattggtaagagtttcagataagcgtatgaagatgctttgttccttctgaatctctgctttcctatagccctcattcaatcattcatactcctttccatggcaagctgtatgttgggggatcaccgttatcaatggctaccgttcgtcctctcagtgaaaatggtccaaatgtgctgtcaccgcacggctaatcatctgtcggttctcactcatgttggaataggatccattgatccttttgcgtctgtcactacgcccaacactcgcgagtttgaagcttgtcacagtcatcccatcctaaatcctactcgaaataccacagtcaaggtttagactttttggatctcaagaatgctgccaattgattctagcctataccacgaagaatctgatctcacggaatggagggctctgttgtcaggagaggcaaccatgcatcgtgaaccatgaggctaagagatacacactcaagctattgcagatagaatggaagtggttgtcaggcacgcgttcataggtgagaatgatgatgagtgtcacggatcatcacattcattaggttgaagtgcgagtgaatatcttagaataagaagtagaggtgaattgaatggaaaaacaatagtactttgcattaattcatgaggaacagcagagctccacaccttaatctatggggtgtagaaactccaccgttgaaaatacaaaagtgaaaaaggtctaggcatggccgaatggccagcctccaaacgtatACAAAAGcataaaggtctaaggactaaacatccaAAGATCAGATTGATagattaaaatacaatagcaaaaggtcctatttataatgaactagtagcctagggtttacagaaataagtaaatgatgcataaatccacttccgggccccacttggtgtgtgcttgggctgaccattgaagctttcacatgtagagacttttcttggagttaaacgccagctctggtgccagtttgggcgttaaactccagcttttatgccagttctggcgtttaacgccagaatagggtagaaagttggcgtttaaacgccaatttgcgttatcaaaactcaggaaaagtatgaactattatatattgctggaaagcccaggatgtctactttctaacgcaattaagagcgcaccaattgggcttctgtagctccaaaaaatctatttccagtgtagggaggtcagaatccaacagcatctgcagtcctttttcagcctctgaatcagatttttgctcaggtccctcaatttcagccagaaaatacatgaaatcacagaaaaacacacaaactcatagtaaagtccagaaatgtgatttttatttaaaaactaataaaaatataataaaagtaactaaaacatactaaaaactgcctaaaaacaatgccaaaaagcgtacaaattatccgctcgtcacaacaccaaacttaaattgttgcttgtccccaagcaactaaaaataaagtaggataaaaagaagagaatatacaataaatttcgaaaacatctatgaagatcagttttaattagatgagcggggctagtagctttttgcttctgaacagttttggcatctcactttatcctttgaagctcagaatgattggcatcaataggaactcagaattcagatagtgttattgattctcctagttcagtatgttgattcttgaacacagttactttatgagtcttggccgtgaccctaagcattttgttttccagtattaccaccgaatacataaatgccacagacatataactgggtgaaccttttcagattgtgactcagctttgctagagtccccaattagaggtgtctagagctcttaagcacactctttttgctttggaccacgaatttaaccgctcagtctcaagcttttcacttgataccttcacgccacaagcacatggttagggacagcttggtttagctgcttaggccaggattttattcctttagtccctcctatccattaatgctcaaagccttggatccttatttttattttacccttgccttttggtttaaatgactattggctttttctgcttgctttttctttttctttctttttcttttattttccgccaattttttatttttttttccgcaagctttgtattcactgctttttcttgcttcaagaatcaattttatgatttttcagattatcaataacatttctcctttttcattattctttcaagagccaacaaatttaacattcataaacttcactataaaaaatatgcactgttcaagcattcattcagaaaaaaagtattgccaccacatcaaaataattaaactattttaaaattcgaaattcatatacttctttttctttttcagaaaacatttttttcatttaagaaaggtgaaggattcataggacattcatagctttaaggcatagacacttagacactagtgatcatgtaataggacacaaacataaataaaacataaagcataattttcaaaaaacggaaaaataagaacaaggaaattaaagaacgggtccaccttagtgatggcggcttgttcttcctcttgaagatcttatggagtgctttagctcctcaatgtctcttccttgcctttgttgctcctccctcatgactctttggtcttctctaatttcatggaggaggatggaatgctcttggtgctccacccttagttgtcccatattggaacttaattctcctagggaggtattaatttgctcccaatagttttgtagaggaaagtgcatcccttgaggcatctcaggattTTCATGATAAGGAATTTccttatgctcttgttgaggtccatgagtgggctctctttcttgctccatccttttcttagtgatgggcttctccacatcaatgaggatgtcttcctctttgtcaattccagctgaattgcagaggtgacaaatgagatgagggaaggctaaccttgccaaagtagaggacttgtctaccaccttgtagagttctaaggatataacctcatgaacttctacttcctctccattcatgatgctatggatcatgatagcccggtctatagtacttcagaccggttgctagtaggaatgattgagcgttggatgaactccaaccatcccctagccacgggcttgagctcaagccttcttagttgaaccggcttccctcttgaatctctcttccattgaccgccttccacacaaatgtctaagagaacttggtctaacctttgatcaaagttgacccttctagtgtaggggcgtgcatctccttgcatcattggcaagttgaatgccaaccttacattttccggactgaaatctaagtatttcccccggaccattgtaagccaattctttgggtccgggttcacactttgatcatggtttttggtgatccatgcattagcatagaactcttgaaccattaagatcccgacttgttgaatggggttggtgagaatttcccaacctcttcttcgaatctcacgtcagatctccggatattcactctttttgagcttaaaggggacctcaaggatcaccttcttcttagccacaacttcatagaagtggtcttgatggacctttgagatgaatctctccatctctcatgactcgaaagtagaagcttttgccttccctttcctctttctagaggtttctccggcctttggtgccataaatggttatggaaaaacaaaaagcaacgcttttaccacaccaaatttagaaggtttgctcgtcctcgagcaaaaaaaaaaagaagagagtagaagaagaagaagaatagaggaGATGTAAGGGgtttagtggttcggccaagggggagaagtagtgtttgtgATATGTGGAAATGAATGAGTgaagaggggtttatataggagtggaaagAGAGGGTAGGGTTTatgtattaggggttgggtttgggaggaaaatggtttgaatttaaattgtgaggtgggtggggttttcggggaagagtgggtggaggtgattggtgaaaaggtgatggggaagagaaatggaggtgattggtaagGGGTATTTGGAAaagggtgttatggaaaggtgtgaaggagagagagagttgaggaaggtggggatcctgtaggattcacagatcctgaggtgtcaaggatttctcatccctgcaccatgttggcgtgtaaacgccccttggagtgccaatcctggcgttaaacgccaggttgctgtccatttctggcgtttaacgccatcttttctttcctttctggcattaaacgccagcttgttgcccttttctggcgttaaacgccagtctggtgcccttttctagcgttaaacgcccattatggtgccagactgggcgtttaacgcccattctgctacccttattggtgtttaaacaccagtaagatcatcctccagggtgtgctatttttaatgctatttttccattctgtttttactttttcagttgtttttgtgacttcacatgatcatcaacctaagaaaaacataaaataacaatggaaaataaatagatataattaaataaaattgggttacctcccaacaagcacttctttaatgtcaatagcttgacagtgagctctcttggagcctcacagatactcagagcatgatgatggcctcccaacaccaaacttagagtttgaaagtgggggctctgtttgactctgcattgagagaagcttgtcatgcttcttctccatgtgtgcagaaggagatccttgagccttaaacacaaggcagtcctcattcacttgaatgaccagctctcctctgtcaacatcaatcacagcttttgctgtggctaggaagggtctactgaggatgatggattcatcctcactCTTCtcagtgtccaggattatgaagtcaacaggaatgtaaaagccttcaacctttaccaggacatcctctacaagtccataagcctgtttccttgaattgtctgccatctctagtaagattcttgcagcttgcacctcaaggatccctagtttctccattacagagagggacatgaggtttatacttgaccctaggtcacacagagccttctcaaaggtcatggtgcctatggtacaaggtattgagaattttccaggatcctgtctcttctgaggtaatttcagttgaaccagatcattcaattcattgatgagcaatggaggtcatcctcccaagtctcattaccaaataacttggtatttagcttcatgattgcttcaaggtatttagcaacttgctcttcagcaatatcttcatcctcttcagag contains the following coding sequences:
- the LOC110269635 gene encoding uncharacterized protein LOC110269635; its protein translation is MNTERSTTYNATGKKMEIELGCKPRQSEVFQRMHTRKDDRTKLSLTFDWPRPKKRVRLRLHKGPEPPPIYKDEIWMQTVGSRKRNRDYGMGYQSIMTSLRFFDVEFTTSGGVDIRELVTLLNRELQQDME